GAAACAAATAAATGACAGGAATTATTCTGAAGGGTTAAAATATGAAGGTTATAAAGAAATTGTGAAAATTGGGATGGGATTTAGGAAAAAGGATGTGGAGGTTGTAGTAGAGGAAGAATGATTTATTATAAAAAAGGGTATGCTGAGTGATACCCTTTTAACTTATATTCAAATCGGTTTTTAGAAAACTAAATAAAATAGAAATTTGAAAAATAATCATAGATTTTAAACTTATTTTATGATTGATTATAAAATCTCAAATTCCTTAGTATTTTTAACATCAAGAGTAACAGTTGCTTTTGTAAAAGATACTTCATATAATTCCATAAAGTTTTCTCCTTCATCAATATTCTTTTTTACTTCTGGTATTTTTTTTATAAATTTGTTTTTTAAGTCTTGAACAGATTTTTGGCTTTTTCTTATAATTCCTTTAGCTTTAATGTGTTTTAGACCATCTATAGGAATTGTTGTAAAAGCTACTTTGTTATTTTGTTCAAATTCTACTGTTTTTTGACTATTCTTTAGTGTTAAAAAATATAAAATTTTCTCATCTGAATTATAATAAAATCTTACAATTCTTACATTAGGCTGATTACTTGAGTCTGAAGAAGCTATTGCCATATCAGTAGTTTTTTCCATAATTTCTAAAAAGTTATTTGTTATATCCATAATTTCCTCCTTAAATTTATATTTTGAATTATACTTCAAAATAGTATCAAAATATGGTACTATTAAAATAAAAAAATTGGGAGAAAAATGAAAAAATCAGAGCGAATTAATGATATGATGATATATCTTAATAATAAAGAGACTTTTAATTTAAAAGATATTATGGAAAAATACAATATTTCAAAAAATACAGCTTTAAGAGACATAAGATCTCTTGAGGAAATTGGAATGCCAATTTATTCTTTCAGCGGGAGAAATGGAAGGTATAAAATTTTAAAAAATAAACTGCTCTCTCCTGTTTTGTTTAATGTAAATGAAATATATGCGTTATACTTCACTATGCTTACGTTAAAAGGCTATAAAACAACACCTTTTCATTTAGATATTGAAAAATTGAAAGAAAAATTTAAAAGCTGTCTTCCACAAAAGCAAATGGAAGAAATTAATAAAATGGAGGCAATATTAAATTTTGAAGTTTCAAAGCATCAAAAGGAAAGTCCGCTTTTAAAGAAAATTCTTGAAAATTCAATAGAAGAAAAAGTTTGTAAAATTTTGTATAAAGAAGAAAAGAAAGAGAAATATTATTTTGTTCAGTTTTTCAAAATATCATCTGCTTATGGACAGTGGCTTGCTTCGGGATATGATTTTGAAGATAGGGAAATTAAAAATTTTCAATGTGATAAAATTATCTACTTAGCAGAAGATGATAAATTTGAATCAATATCTTTTCAAAAGTTTGTTAATTTAAATTCAGATATGTATAAAATTCATAATTGCAATATGATAAATTTTGAGCTTGAAATATAGTTTTAAGTAAAGTATCATAGTTTTGTAATTATATATGGTAAGGTAGTTTTAAAATTGAGTTCAAAAGTTATGACTATTTTACTTAAACTTTAAATTTATATAATTTTAGTAGCTTAATTTAAAATAGATTTTAGCATATATTATAAAAATTTTAGAAAATATTTAAATTAATTGTGTAAAAAAATTTCATCAGTTGAGAAAAGATATGAAATATGTTATTATTAAAGAACAAAAAATGTAAGAAATGGGTGAAATTATGGAACAGACAGTATTTTCCGTAAGTGATATAAATAGGGAAGTTAAAATGTTTTTAGAGGGGACAAATACTTTTAAGAACATTTTTATTGAAGGGGAACTTTCTAATATTACGTATTATCGTTCGGGACATTTGTATTTTACGTTAAAAGATGCAAGTGCAAGTGTGAAATG
This is a stretch of genomic DNA from Leptotrichia hofstadii. It encodes these proteins:
- a CDS encoding pyridoxamine 5'-phosphate oxidase family protein, with protein sequence MDITNNFLEIMEKTTDMAIASSDSSNQPNVRIVRFYYNSDEKILYFLTLKNSQKTVEFEQNNKVAFTTIPIDGLKHIKAKGIIRKSQKSVQDLKNKFIKKIPEVKKNIDEGENFMELYEVSFTKATVTLDVKNTKEFEIL
- a CDS encoding helix-turn-helix transcriptional regulator, which translates into the protein MKKSERINDMMIYLNNKETFNLKDIMEKYNISKNTALRDIRSLEEIGMPIYSFSGRNGRYKILKNKLLSPVLFNVNEIYALYFTMLTLKGYKTTPFHLDIEKLKEKFKSCLPQKQMEEINKMEAILNFEVSKHQKESPLLKKILENSIEEKVCKILYKEEKKEKYYFVQFFKISSAYGQWLASGYDFEDREIKNFQCDKIIYLAEDDKFESISFQKFVNLNSDMYKIHNCNMINFELEI